A single region of the Hevea brasiliensis chloroplast, complete genome genome encodes:
- the rpoA gene encoding RNA polymerase alpha subunit, translating into MVREKVTISTRTLQWKCVESRTDNKRLYYGRFILSPLMKGQADTIGIAMRRALLGEIEGTCITRAKSEKIPHEFSTIAGIQESIHEILMNLKEIVLRSNLYGTCNASICVEGPGYVTAQDIILPPFVEIIDNTQHIASLTEAIDLCIGLQIERNRGYRINPTNNFQVQDGSYSIDAVFMPVRNANHSVHSYGNGNEKQEILFLEIWTNGSLTPKEALHEASRNLIDFFIPFLHAEEENLHLEKNQHKVTLPLFTFHDRLTKLRKNKKEIALKYIFIDQSELTPKIYNCLKRSNIHTLSDLLKKSQEDLMKIEHFRIDDVKHILGILEIEKHFAIDLPKNKI; encoded by the coding sequence ATGGTTCGAGAGAAAGTAACAATATCCACTCGGACACTGCAGTGGAAATGTGTTGAATCAAGAACCGATAATAAACGTCTTTATTATGGACGCTTTATTCTGTCTCCTCTTATGAAAGGCCAAGCCGACACAATAGGCATTGCGATGCGAAGAGCTTTGCTTGGAGAAATAGAAGGAACATGTATCACACGTGCAAAATCTGAGAAAATACCACACGAATTTTCTACTATAGCAGGTATTCAAGAATCAATACATGAAATTTTAATGAATTTGAAAGAAATTGTATTAAGAAGCAATTTGTATGGAACTTGTAACGCATCTATTTGTGTCGAGGGTCCTGGATATGTAACTGCTCAAGACATCATCTTACCGCCTTTTGTGGAAATCATTGATAATACACAGCATATCGCTAGCCTAACGGAAGCAATTGATTTGTGTATTGGATTACAAATCGAGAGGAATCGCGGCTATCGTATAAACCCAACAAATAACTTTCAAGTTCAAGACGGAAGTTATTCTATAGATGCTGTATTCATGCCTGTTCGAAATGCGAATCATAGTGTTCATTCTTATGGAAATGGGAATGAAAAGCAAGAGATACTTTTTCTCGAAATATGGACAAATGGAAGTTTAACTCCTAAAGAAGCACTTCACGAAGCCTCCCGGAATTTGATTGATTTTTTTATTCCTTTTCTACATGCAGAAGAAGAAAACTTACATTTAGAAAAAAATCAACACAAAGTTACTTTACCCCTTTTTACTTTTCATGATAGATTGACTAAATTAAGAAAAAATAAAAAAGAAATAGCATTGAAATACATTTTTATTGACCAATCAGAATTGACTCCTAAGATCTATAATTGCCTCAAAAGGTCCAATATACATACATTATCGGATCTTTTGAAAAAGAGTCAAGAAGATCTTATGAAAATTGAACATTTTCGCATAGACGATGTAAAACATATATTGGGTATTCTAGAAATAGAAAAACATTTCGCAATTGATTTACCAAAGAATAAAATATAA
- the rps11 gene encoding ribosomal protein S11, translating into MAKPLPKIGSRRNGRIGSRKNSRKIPKGVIHVQASFNNTIVTVTDVRGRVISWSSAGTCGFRGTRRGTPFAAQTAAGNAIRTVVDQGMQRAEVMIKGPGLGRDAALRAIRRSSILLSFVRDVTPMPHNGCRPPKKRRV; encoded by the coding sequence ATGGCAAAACCTTTACCAAAAATTGGTTCACGAAGAAACGGACGTATTGGTTCGCGTAAGAATTCACGTAAAATACCAAAAGGAGTTATTCATGTTCAAGCAAGTTTTAACAATACTATTGTGACCGTTACAGATGTACGGGGTCGAGTGATTTCTTGGTCCTCCGCTGGCACTTGTGGATTCAGGGGCACAAGAAGAGGAACGCCATTTGCTGCTCAAACCGCAGCAGGAAATGCTATTCGGACAGTAGTGGATCAAGGTATGCAACGAGCAGAAGTCATGATAAAGGGTCCTGGTCTCGGACGAGATGCGGCATTAAGAGCTATTCGCAGAAGTAGTATACTATTAAGTTTCGTCCGGGATGTAACCCCTATGCCACATAATGGCTGCAGACCCCCTAAAAAAAGGCGCGTGTAA
- the rpl36 gene encoding ribosomal protein L36: MKIRASVRKICEKCRLIRRRGRIIVICLNPRHKQRQG, encoded by the coding sequence ATGAAAATAAGAGCTTCTGTTCGTAAAATTTGTGAAAAATGTCGACTGATACGTAGACGAGGGCGAATTATAGTAATTTGCTTAAACCCGAGACATAAACAAAGACAAGGATAA
- the rps8 gene encoding ribosomal protein S8, which translates to MGRDPIADIITSIRNADMNRKGIVRIASTNITENIIKILLREGFIENVRKHKEGNKKFLVLTLRHRRKRKEPYRTSLNLKRISRPGLRIYSNYQKIPRILGGMGIVILSTSRGIMTDREARLERIGGEILCYIW; encoded by the coding sequence ATGGGTAGGGATCCTATTGCTGACATAATAACCTCTATAAGAAATGCTGACATGAATAGAAAAGGAATCGTTCGAATAGCATCTACTAACATCACCGAAAACATTATTAAAATACTTTTAAGAGAAGGTTTTATTGAAAATGTCAGGAAACATAAGGAGGGCAACAAAAAATTTTTGGTTTTAACCCTACGACACAGAAGGAAGAGGAAAGAACCCTATAGAACTAGTCTAAATTTAAAACGGATCAGCCGACCTGGTCTACGAATCTATTCTAACTATCAAAAAATTCCTAGAATTTTGGGCGGGATGGGCATTGTAATTCTTTCTACTTCTCGGGGTATAATGACAGACCGAGAAGCTCGACTCGAAAGAATCGGCGGAGAAATCTTGTGTTATATATGGTAA
- the rpl14 gene encoding ribosomal protein L14, translating to MIQSQTHLNVADNSGARELMCIRIIGTSNRRYAHIGDVIVAVIKEAAPNSPLERSEVIRAVIVRTCKELKRDNGMIIRYDDNAAVVIDQEGNPKGTRIFGAIARELRQLNFTKIVSLAPEVL from the coding sequence ATGATCCAATCTCAGACCCATTTGAATGTAGCGGATAACAGCGGAGCTCGAGAATTGATGTGTATTCGAATCATAGGGACTAGTAATCGCCGATATGCTCATATTGGTGACGTTATTGTTGCTGTGATCAAGGAAGCAGCACCAAATTCACCTCTAGAAAGATCAGAAGTAATCAGAGCTGTAATTGTACGTACTTGTAAAGAACTCAAACGTGATAATGGTATGATAATACGATATGATGACAACGCTGCAGTTGTCATTGATCAAGAAGGAAATCCAAAGGGAACTCGAATTTTTGGTGCAATCGCCCGGGAATTGAGACAGTTAAATTTTACTAAAATAGTTTCATTAGCACCTGAAGTGTTATAA